tacAAGTTTATGCAAAAATCCAGGATGACAGAAGACCAAGTCTATTTCTGTAAAAAGAAAGTCTTGCCAAACACACCCACTTGGTATCTTGGGAAGTTAATATTTTTCCCCAGGAGAAGTTTAAAAATACTCATGAACATGGAAAGAAGCAATTTTACTTAGCAGATTGCCAACATCTGAAATACATATTCAGAAAGAGGGAATCCCCTCCCCTATACATAATGTATGAGCTTTCTGAAGGCCTCTCTTCACATACATGCCTCCCACCCCAGGCTTTGAATATTTAATTTTGCTGCAATAACAAGCtcagaaataatttgtttttaaaggcatAAAACCTCGCCAGTGTTAAATGTCCACTGGCTTTCAGCAGGAGTTAGATGTTCTGTTTAGCCAATTATAACTTTCCTATAAAGGGAGCAAGCATATCTTCTGTCAAGAAGAGCTCAAAATAAATAAGAGTATTATGCCTAGGTTCTCCTGTGTTGGCACAATGCCACTGTTTCCAGATTGCCTCAGCCCAGGAAACATGAGTGGTGCAGCAAACAAAGCCTCTCAAAGATGCCATCACCCGCATCCATTCTTGAGAATAAGTTCCACGGAACATAATGGATTCTGTGCAAATCTTggagtgttgttttttaaaagaaccctgTACTCATTACGTCTGGTCAgctaaataatttttattatacATTCAATCATCCACACATTTTAGAGaaggaatattcatattcatttcccagggagatgaatatgaataccaTCACTGGTGACCAGGATCCTATAACCAGCCAGTGCACTTACTGCTCACAGTTCATGGGGCCATCATCATTCGcgccatgtcagtggtggaagTAGCTCAGCCAATGCTTCTCCACCTCCCTGTGTTGCTGACtactcaacagctgagcagggagactcatcatcctacCTTCTCACTGGAGTGgctggctgtgcagggaggtggggaagcaccagccaggctaaTTCCATGACTGGCACAGTGTGAACAATGGCTGCACATGCCATACCATAAGCGGCACGTGGACTGCCAGTTCTGACAGATGGGTCCAAAGGGCCCAGCCACCTCTGGTGGCGATATCCATATTCATCTCCCCCAggagacgaatatgaatattccatCTCATGTTGTCAGCAGGACGGAAAAATACAGGGGAGTAcactctggttccctctagtggccaattctgataccaccctttgcaaatatttataaaaatacaagACAGAACAAAATACTTGCCTTTCCACCCAGGCCTGAACATTGTGTTAAGCCTGAACATTTGTGTCAAAATACCTTTAAAATATCACatggaaataaatctgttaaagaTGGTACAATACTTGTTGGGTTTGTTGTATTCTTGGGAATGTTTCAAAGTGCAGTATCAGgattggccactagaaggaaccagagagtgtttctctgtttttttttggggggggagctgcAGGTAATGACAATGCAGCCTCTTAATTAGTAAAACTCCATCTCCTTCTtggcaaataataaataacatggattcatttgaaaaaaTAACATTCCAAGCTGTGCAAAGAATCTTGTCCTAATATATAAATCTAGGGTTCCTATGGCTACTATGGTCAAGCCACTTTGAAAGTGGCTTGTATCCCAGTGTAAGTATCCCAGTGTAAGAAAGATATCACGTTAACCATATCCACACAACTGAATGATGTCACcaactttcaatttttttaaaaaaataatcttcttCAGGTGCCTAAAATCTATGAGATCAACTTATTGTACTGTTGTTCACATTTATTTACTTAGTATTTAGCATGTATTTATATATGTGCTCAGCAGCTTCATTTATAACCCACTCTTCTTCCCATTAACCAATAGTACcatacatggctctcttcctccctaCTTTATCTTCACAGCAACTCTGTAAAGCAAATTGGGTTTAAAGAGTACAATGAGTCCAGATGCCATGCAATGAATTTAATTGTTTAGTTGGGGCATCCAAATTTCAGTCCAGTATTCTTAATGGCCACATCACACATAGATCACAATATCTTTTAAAGGCCTTGCATCACCTTTCTATCAGTCTCCTGTCAGAGAAAGAGCTTTTGGGCTACAAAactggctggaggattttgggGGTTCTAACCACAAGCCTGGcttgatagctcaatggttttgATATCTGgtcgtggagccagaggtggggagttaaattctccactgtgccttccgAGAGTAGAGGTCCCTTTGTGCAGCTCCAAAGACTTTGATTGAGTCAAAATGTACAGTAGTctaaatacagaaagaaatgcaCATTTTGTTTTCTCAAATGGGCTACTAATGTAACCAGGATACAGTAGTTGTAAACCCACTCAGGACAGAGGATACGCTGAATGAAAGGACTGTGTATTGAAAATGTTTCCCTTAATAGGAGAACCTCAGATACTTTCTCTATAGAGGGTGGATGTGGAGACTTCTTAATAAAACTAGAGATATCAAGAAGTCATCTTATAAACTCACCAATGTTTCCATGTGGAATCTGTTTTTGCATACAAAGCAACTTACTGTTTTCAAGTCTAGAATATTGAATAACACTTAAGAGAACTTCTGCAATGGTGGAACAATTCAATGGCTCCTATGTCTATTGAATACAGAGTGATTTGATTTTCTAAAGAGTTTCATATAATTTTTCATTGTTGTTCTGGAGATGGAACATAGAAGTTGCAGGGATCTCAGGTGAACTCCATTTGGTAACCTTCTCTGATTGTCTCATCACCCAGTAGTCTGTGGTGGACAAATCCTACATGCTAGTGAACAGGCTTGGTGTCAGGATgattgttgtttttgctggaTTTTGCCTAAGAAAGTGTTAGACCTCTGGATCTGCTGGGCTTGATATCTCAAAATGGGCTTTCTATCTCAACatgttctatgatgatgatgatgatgatgatgatgatgatgatgatgatgatgatgatgatgatgatgattgttgttgttgttgttttattattattattattattattattattattattattattattattattattattattattattgagaaaagcaaaaatgcaaaataaataaattatcacaAACATAACAATATTTTCATTAGTATAAATAATATCTCTTAAGGCTCAATTATTCTTATTGTTAACATTTAGTGCTTCCACCCCTACAAGACCTTTTGAGATATACCCATTTAGTTATTCGTTCCAAGCTCCTTGCCCTTTCCCAAACTGTTACTTTCCTTGTGCTGGTGCCTTACttttccctttcccccaaaaATATATTCTATAAAATCTCCATGTATATCGtgaaatctattcatttttaacAAACCCTTTTGTCCATTATTGAGAAGGATCGATGGGATTCACAAAACAAGAATTACAAATCTAATTATAGCAGCAAAGCTAATTATAACAAAATTTTGGAAAGTTAAATATAATTTTCAGGTAagttaatgcttttaaaaagtatggAATTTAGCTATCAATGACAagttcacattaaccactgtgtTCTAAAAGGTCTGGATTCTCTATCTCTGAAGTAAGATTGAGGCAAACAAAAGGATTATCTCCATGATCTATTGACTTCCTTTTTAGCATGAAAAGCAAAGCTGCCTAATCCTTGGATTCTTGTTCTGGCCAATAAAATGACCTCCTGTCCTTAAGTGCCATCTCATGGGACTCTACAAGACATTGTTCCAAACTCAGCTGAATGtggaaaaaatgggggggggggcagtgagtGGCCTTTGCTACTCAATCTCCTCCATGTTCAGACTGATTGAATTGTTGGAAATGCCTGGAACTTCATTTCTCAGAAAGGGGcatccagaaggaaagaaaaaaaaaataagaaaagtggCTGTGAGATAAACAACAAACTGAACAGAATGAAGGTAGGAGCTATACTGGGGAGCTTGGATTGTCCCTACTCACTAGAAGGTGCTCCAGATTCAGGTCCtgagctccctcccacaggaagccaggctggccccatccttgctgtccttccacaagcaggcaaaaacctttctcttcagaaaaggTTTTTGTTAGTAACTGgctgtctaggagaggttttaaaatgagatggtttccattttgttgcttctaaatctgcttTAGTAATTAATGCTttatctaacattttaaatatacagtaatgttaattcatttaatattcaaataattcactgtttttagctttaatattgtgttttaattatgtaagctgccttgggtcctttcttagaagaaaggggagagttttaaaatgttttaaataaataaaataatagtactAGCTGTGGCCTTGGACATGCTTCAGCGTCTCACCcaccctgaagaagggaatagtaaaccacttctgaatatactgtactctacttagaaaaccctgaacagGCACAggattatttttttcattataaCCCAAACTGAACTTTTTCTGGATAGCAACCTCAGAAGCTCTCCTGCCCACATCTTAATTATCTGATGGGAAATAACAAGAAAAATGATTTTAAGAGTGGTCCCTGCTCAGGAATGCTCTCTTCAAACATGGCTACTTGGTAACCACTTTGTAACTTTTCTAGCACTGGTTAAATCCTTTATATTCCCCAATTCctttaaattatcttttaaacTATTATGCAATTAATTTTATGCTGCATTTACCACTTGCTGTTTTACTATTGTAAtttttttactgttattttattgatGACATATTTTTAATCTGTGTTTATAAAGGTATTCTTAAATAACTGCTTGCAAAGTGTGGAATAAAATTCTTTTAATAAATGCATTAGTGAgcaaattaatgaataaataatcccCCTACATTTTTCCTAGTTGCATCCCAAGAGAGCCTAATTCTAAGACATACTCCAATAAACAAGAGCCAATGAAGGAGAGATTTTAGACCAGGAGCCAATGTTTGGGGCCTTCAGCTTCCCTCAGTTGCAGCCCAAAATGTCTGAAAGTTGTCCACTTTAGTCTTAAACAACAAGGTACTCTCCAGATGTTTATACTACAGCTCTCATATATCACCAGGTGTCTTCCAGATGCATTGGACCTCAGGAAATATAGCATATAGCAAAATATGGCATGGTTACTAGTCAAGAATTATGACAAGCTGTAGTGCAGGCATCTGGAGTAGATTAGACTGTATGGGAGGTGAAGTCTAAGATATTTGGAAGGCCCTAGATAAGCTTCTTTTTGTAGTCACAAGGCCAAACTAAGTCTGAGAAGGCTTAGGATCAATTCTCCATGTAGCCATGAAGCTCACAGTGTAACTTTGGCCTACTTTCTGCTTCTCAGCCTGGCCTTCCTCACACCCTGTATGCCACCTAGTGAGTTTGTAAGCAGGTAGCAATGCAGAACATAAAGCTGTACAGGAAAGACAAGTAGGAGGCGTCTTTGTCATTGCTGGGAGTACAGAGTTCTGTGCTTTAACACTGAAGTGCCAGAATTGGCTACTGCTATTCAATATGAAAAGAcacttctgggaactgtaatgaATGTTCAATGGATAaaacatggctgaaatcctacatCCATTTTCCTGGCACTAAGACCCAGTGAACTTGTTGGGATTTTCTTCTGAAACAGCATGCAGAAATTGCACTTAGACTGCATGCAGGAATGTGTGTCACCCAAATGGGAAGGACAATGACAAATGTGCCTGCTGAGTCTGTTGTCCAGATGTTCCCTGCAAATGGATAGTGTACATCGAGGTCCCTGATCTGGGGTTGATCTTGTGTGGTTTCCCCTTGAGCCTTTGTCTACCAGAGAGGACTATCTTTTCATGTTCCTCTTTTACTAGTCCATAAAACAAAATCATGGAAACTGAAGTTGATGAAACAGAGCTATTTCCATTTCAATCCAAGATATAAAAATGTGATGATTGCAGAGCAGAAGCTGCCATGAAAGAGCATGTAAAAGTGCCAGGCAAGAGGGAAACTATTAATTATGCACACGTGGGCTGGATGGTAGACATAGGCTCAAGGGGAAACCACACAAGATCAGCCTTGCTGCAACAGTGTTTATATGGTAACATACAAGGTTTCACCATGGGAGAAAAGCCTAAAGCGGAGAGACCATTATTTTGTGGTTGTAGTAAGTACAGGAATAACTATAGCTCAAGGCACttgaaaaaagacagaaaaggaaagctgagctctggagctggtaaaaccataCAGAGAGGGAAGCAACTGAGTTTTCAATGCCAGaggttagaaaaattacttttttggacaacgcTTCTTAGAACCCCTTAGCTCCATTGATCATGGTGTTTGGGAAATTCAGGgagtttctgtttttttaaaaaaggtgactttttaaagttccgcTTCCCAGAATCTCagagagaaatgagaaaatgTCAGATTCTTGGAGAAATGAGAATACAAAGGATAACCATTGTAACAATGTATATAGAATCTAAATCAAATAGTCAACGAGCCCAATGCTCATTGTAaatctagtacagtggggtcttgacttgagaacttaatccgtattggaaggcggttctcaagtcaaaaagttgtcaaatctgcatttcccataggaatgcattgaaaaccatttgatctgtatctgctcttttctgtccatagaaaataatgggaagctgctattctgccttcgaccactagagggggatattttgtttcttttttttccttaggtcaagaaaggttcagggaaggcagggaaaatacagtccaggcagtaccaggcagcctgaagactgtctcccaatccactctctaaacgctgggaggagtgaggaagcagacaggcacccttttcactggccaacagttaccgtaactgaaagttcacattttgcactttccctgcctcccacgtgggtttttttcagttcttaactcaaatctaagtacttaagtcaagtcaatattttcctatgagagtggttcttaagtcaaaatgttcttaactcaagctgttcttaagtcaagaccccactgtaataaaatACTGCCGTAGAATACAAGTGTTTAAGTAGGATCAGCTTATGAGCCAGGATGGGGGGGTGCCTCACCTAAACATTGCAGTGGGTGCTACCCTCATATTTAAGCACATAGTTTATTCTGGTGCTTCTTCCTTGCAGATGCCTGAAAATTAGATTTAAATAGCACTTTTCCTCTGAGAACCACAGTCTGGAATCCATTCTTCTCAATTTTGTTCTCAAATCAAACCTGTGATGTAGGTCAGAGGAAGAGAGATggtgactggcccaagatcaccaATCTTCATGGCTGGATGGATATCTGAATCTAGGTCTCACCAATCCTAGTCAAACATTCTGACCTGTGCATCTGGTGTGGAAGATCAGCAGGAGTCTGGAAACCACTGCTGGGCCACGTGAAGCCCTACAGAtattgttagactacaactcccagcattcttcatcCTTAGCCATGATGGCTAAGGCTAATAGGAGTTGCAATTCAACAACATCTCCAGGGACACATGCTGCCCACTCTTGTTCTAAACAGTCCCTCTTGCCTCTTAACAGATAACATTTGCAGTTTCATGACCCCTCTCCCAGCTACAGATGGCAACTCTCTTCACATGCATACAATTTTTAGGCATGCAAATGAGCAATGATCTTTTGCTTCATTTGGGAGAGGTGGCAGTGCTGTTGAAGCATATTGCAGCCATGCCAAAAATTACCGTTCAGAATTTCAACAAGGCCTGTTTCACATAACTGCTACTAATAGCAAAGTTCTCCAAGTGCCTTTTGTTATGGAGCCACCACTTATAAACATACGGGGAGTATCAGattttgaaagtgaaaaaaaaaatgggaagggaGAGGACTCAACTTTTCCCATTGAGGCCTGAGCCCATTCAGTGGCCATAGTATACTGGAATGCCAGAAGCTGCGGGTTGAAATTGAAAACCAGGCAGGAAGGAATGGAACAGTGTTGTGTACAGATCCCCTGATCTGATACAAAGGCCCATTCAAGACTTCCATGTAGATCCCAATCCAGGCTGTAACTATTGatcaaataccacaggatttgctgAAATTAGGCtgcggtcacaccagcaaaatatttctaaattaCTTCTCATGAACTCCAACCTCTTTTTTGGTTCAGACAATGCAAGGACATTATCAATTCTTTTGTTCTCCCTCCatgctatctccacatcaaaaCCTGCCcgctgggaggctactactatataTGTTCCCCATTTCATTGCTCAGTATAACCAAcatcccattgagtgtgtactccaaaaccaTCTCCCTCATCTACTGTCATTttactcccttaatttttttaattaattttcaaatgcgAATGTTACCATGTTGTTAAATACGGGGCATCAATCtccctactgtcttttgactgcCACTGCAGTGCATTGTGGTTTCTAATCCACAGAGGATAGTGAAGCACAGAAATAGGATAAGGAAGCACAAAAATGCCCCAGATCAATACGTggccagcaagggcattttgccAACACATCAATGtacccacacattttttttttaaaaagggaaggggagTACAGAAAGGCACAAGAAATGAAAGGGGATATGTCCTGCTTGGGGTGGGTagatgaatgtacagtggtgccttgcttagctattgcttcgtttaatgatgtattcgcttagcgatgaggttttaggagcgatcttgcgctctgtttagcgatgtttccaatgggggaatttcacatagcgatgttcgggaccatgcctcacatagcgatgacagtttgggtccccctgatTCGCTTAAccatgtccgttttcgctatttttaaagtgtcttaaaatgttgcattgaaacctattcaatgcattccaatggggggaccgcatttcgcttagcgatgtttcctatggcgatttttgcttaaggacggtaatccgttcccattggaacggattatccggttttcaatgcattcctatgggaaatggtgtttcacttagcaatgttttcccatagcaatgtgtttttttttgaaccaattaacatcactaagcgaggcaccactgtactacatccAATTCATCCCGCCTAAATGGAACAGTTAAAAAACATAGGAACCACTTTCACTGGATACTGTATATGTGATGTCACCACAACGTGTGACTAtacaagaagcagaagacacaagAAAGAAGGGGAGAATTTCTCTAGTTTGACTGTGGAGTTGTAGAGTGGGtcaatttgaagtatttttttcctgatcacacaatgcaaaggctAACTCAAATTGGTCCAGCCTTTATTGTTCCCAGCACGgctgtttttctctgccacttgagggcttctgcttttttcaagCCAGACCATGTGATTAGTTAATTAATTCTTATAAAGACTGGGGACATCTCTGTGGGTAGTGTTTCAATAATGTAGAGTGTTctggacaaggaaaaaaaattatgaacacAACAAAATCAACCCaagtgaaataaaatacattcatATGGTATGTGGCATTTCTGTACAAGTTAAGAAGAAGTTTGGAACACTGCCACCTTTTCCAGAACACTTTCAAACCCAAGTGGTTTCCACTATGTTGAAGAGACTCAACCAAGAATTCTTTGGGAAGGAGGAACAGTTTGGTGGGCCAATGCAGAGCAGGGATAGAAAAAACAGCCTAAAAGTTCTCGCTCAGCTCCATAGCATCTTCTCTCCCTGATGGCTCTTCAGGCAAAAGACCACCATTTTCTGTGTAAATTACAATTTAACTAGGAACCTCTCAAATTAACCATCTATCCTGCACCTTGTTAAGCGGTGGCTTGCTGTTTTGGCGGTACACCTGCACAAACTTAACCTATGTGGACAAACCGCTACCAGAGTTTAGCAATCACTGGAATGCACCCCACCCCCAATATCACTTTACTGCTGGAAATATAATCCGCTACTAGCATTTCTGCTCCCGCAACAGGGCCATCCGAAGATCTTCTGCTGCCTGTGGCAGAGCAGGAAACAGAGCTCCCTGCTAAACCAGGATAGGATGCACAGTTTCCCTGTCAACCagattattttggcacatgaggcaaTAAATCACACAAACATCCTTCCCCATCTCTGACAgtaaaaacagaatataaaaataGATTTGCTGCACTTTCATTATGCCTCAGATCTATCTGATGGTAGGCCCAGGCCCTCTCTCACAATTTCCCCTTCCTctaatctacatcccaatctttTGTGGCCAATAAACCCATGGCTGCAGTTTCTTCTTTTGCTGCTAGCAGGAGCCCAGAGTCGCTGTTCTGCATAATTCAACTTCTGGTTGGCCGAGCTATTCTGTGGGTTGTTTTGTTACTTGTTTATTTGGCTGCCCACCACGGAGGCTTGTTCTTTCAGCTAATCTAAAACAGCAGCTTCCATTGTGATTCAGATCAGGAACTTCGTTGGGTTTTAAGTGCATCCCCCTAAGGCAGATAACAGGAGCTCGCTATTTTTCGTTTGTTATACTATGGCAATTATATCAGTTTTTAAAGCGGGCAAAAACAAGGAAGAATCTGGGCTCTGTTTGTAATTATAGAACAGCATCAATCACACATCAGTACATTTACATTTTGTTTAATGTGGTGGTGGAGACTTCATAAtttcctctgctctttctccAGATGAATTTTAACCATCTTTAACTGATGTTAGGAAATGTAGAGTTTCTATAATTGTTTGACCTCCAGCCTTTCACTGAAATGAGCGGCTTTCATTTCAGCTTTAGACTACCACAATGTCTTTTCATAGGCAAGCCTCTGGAATAGCTGTGGTTGGGTCTAAGGCATCTATCTGCCTGTAGAAGAGAGAaccctgtgttgttgttttcaagcGTGTGggtttgtttcccttttttaaaaggaaaagaaggcttCTTTGGAGATGGTCATGTTCTTTTTAATAAGAGATCTTTCTGTCTGGAAACCTTGAAtccagtttaaaataaaagcttttcCTCCCCTGGTTCACGGAACATTGTAGCTCTGCCTCTGTGTGCTAGTTTTTAAGAAGCAGAGCAAGAGAAAACATGTGTATCCATTTCTTCCCCAAAGGTCCACCCTATTCCAGTTGCCTTCCCTATCTGCATCTCTAATTCATCAACAGTCTTGTTGTCTGTCAAGTGCACATCAGGTAGATCttgagaaagttccttttttggaacacaactcccagaatgccacagATAACATAACCACTGGTCAGTTGCTATTGTGACTAGCTTGTATTGTGTTTCAGTTATCGGTGTGCCTGACTACATGGACATGACCAGACAACATAGGTTCCAGCACAAACCAGCCTACTCCCAGACATCTCAGTCACATAAGGTGCAGTGTGTTTTCCTGACCTGAAACCACCCAATCTTGCACCACACACCTCTGTCCGaacttaagcaaccctatttagcctgatccTGCCCATTCCAACTTGGTTATTTAGCCAAGTTCtgtcttttacttttactttttttaaaaaacttttatgcTAGGAACTGCTTTGGGAAAGCTTTGCACAAGCAAACAAACTTCATTTTGAACCTTATAAATACTTTAACCAATTAATATtgtagttgtgtttttaaaaacatatgacAAATGGCTGAAATTTGAGGACATAATTTACAACACATTCAGTGCCAGTATGGTAGAATGTCTGCCTTCTATAAATCTGTATTTATGCCCACGGTTTAAGATtgtcaggagaggcctttctctctgtccaaccaccttcacaggtgcatttgatggagTCAAAGGAGAGGATTttcactgttgctgctcccaggctttggaactccctcccactcaGGCAAGATTTCTTTTAATGCTtgagtggggttcttaaatggatggttttgccttactgcttttaatgtgttttgatgttgcttctgttcaccctcctttttagtatttgtatacttattgtttttagcgtCAAataactattgtattttaatgatgtaagccacttgcgttcttcttaaggagaaaggtgaggtaaaaatacttaaacaaacaaataaatgtgtgcAATGAAATCGGACTTTGGAGGATGAAAATGTGTAAGCTAatgtctttttaatgtcttttctctttttaatacaCCACTTTTGAGACACGTACAGTACTGGCCAGAATCTTTTTGGTGCTGGCACAAGGCTTGcttaacttgctgcagctaattgaccaGGTTAGGCAGCTGGGCAAATGTCCAGGCATCTTGCTGATTTCTCACAATTACTTGTGCCAAGGTATGCACACCTTATGTGAACTTCAGTAGGATTCTGTTCATGTTTAGTTATGGGAAGCCTTACAGATACTGATTAAATAAAAATCATAAGCATAACTGAATTTTATTGCTTGAACAAATTTCAGTTTTTCAGGAGTAGAAAACAAGGAAtgttctgaagaaaagaaaaatattcagcAAAGATCTACAAACTGAAGTAAAGTAAAGCAGAATCCACCGCTTCTTAACTGTCCGACTTCTTTCAGATTGGACAAACCAGCGGCCTTTCAAACTTTAGGGGCAAATAGTTGCGACCGCCCGAGATATTTTGCCCCTTCCGACCATGAGGGGGCACTGCGAACTCAGAGAGGCTTCGGAAGCCGGTTATAGTCTCGCCGTAGCATTCTTTCGCTCTCTCTTCCCTCGCCACCGCCTAGTTCCGGAAGAGGCGGGGACAGGAGAAAGCGAATTCTGAATAACGGGCTGCGGGATTGGCGAGAGCCCTTGGTTAGGCCAATGACGATGCTTGTTGCTTGAGTCGGGAGGTTCTCAGCTCGCCATCTTTCTGCTTGGGGAGGCAGAACGCTGAGCTGTACATTCCTGGTGTATGTGGACCAGCCATGCCGCATTATCAGACCTGGGAAGAGTTTAGCCGCGCTGCTGAGAAGCTCTACTTGTCTGATCCCATGAAGGTGCGGGGATGGGCTTATAGGCGTCGCTTGGACCAGGCAGCGACTCTGAAAGGAGCCGACCGAGCCTGGCTGAAAGAGCCGTGGAAGCAGATGGGGGCCGGGCTGCTGTTGGGGTCGCCTGACAATTCGGTGCACGTATCGTAGAAAGGATGGGGAACGGGTGGCCCTCCGGATAGTGTTCGGCTaaagtggcagtggcagctgtcCAACAGTGTCTGGAAAACCTTATGCTCCTTTCTCTTGTGTTACACCTTTATTCTACCTAATATGAGTGATCCCCATATTGTGATGATGTCGCTAATCCTTAAATAATACCTGCTGGCTGTTCTGTATTTGTGCTGGTTTGTGAAATTGTTGGCCTCCACTCCAAAGTGTGTGTGAGACTAAGATGGCTCTACTGAGATTGGGCAATACTTAGATGATTGCATAAAGAAATACACCCAAAATCGTAAGTTTTCATAGGTCATTACAGCTGGCATATTATATTCCAAGCGTTTATATTTTTCTTGCTTGTTCCTGTGCCTCCAAATCGACAACTTTGATTAGATTTTGAAAGAACTCCCTAATTTGTTTTATATTAGGCAGTGATCTTGTCCTGTATGGCatgaatggggtgggggagctttCTGTGTTCACAGCTTTCTAGAAGATCTTGGTGACATTTACAGTTGAAAGTATGTTACAGGACATTCTCT
The Pogona vitticeps strain Pit_001003342236 chromosome 1, PviZW2.1, whole genome shotgun sequence genome window above contains:
- the SRP9 gene encoding signal recognition particle 9 kDa protein isoform X2, whose protein sequence is MPHYQTWEEFSRAAEKLYLSDPMKVRGWAYRRRLDQAATLKGADRAWLKEPWKQMGAGLLLGSPDNSVRVVLKYRHCDGNLCIKVTDDVVCLLYRTDQAQDVKKIEKFHSQLMRLMVAKESRSVAMETD